A window of the Lactuca sativa cultivar Salinas chromosome 7, Lsat_Salinas_v11, whole genome shotgun sequence genome harbors these coding sequences:
- the LOC111887781 gene encoding WD-40 repeat-containing protein MSI1, translating into MGKDEDDMRGEIEERLINEEYKIWKKNTPFLYDLVITHALEWPSLTVEWLPDRDEPAGKDYSVQKLILGTHTSENEPNYLMLAQVQLPLEDAEYDARHYDDDRSDFGGFGCANGKVQIIQQINHDGEVNRARYMPQNPFIIATKTVSAEVYVFDYSKHPSKPPLDGACSPDLRLRGHNTEGYGLSWSKFKQGHLLSGSDDAQICLWDINGTPKNKSLDAMQIFKVHDGVVEDVAWHLRHEYLFGSCGDDQYLHIWDLRSQSVNKPVQSVMAHQSEVNCLAFNPFNEWVLATGSTDKTVKLFDLRKITTALHTFDCHKEEVFQVGWNPQNETILASCCLGRRLMVWDLSRIDQEQTPEDAEDGPPELLFIHGGHTSKVSDFSWNPCEDWIVASVAEDNILQIWQMAENIYHDEDDMPAEESRGA; encoded by the exons ATGGGGAAAGACGAGGACGATATGCGAGGTGAGATAGAGGAGAGGCTCATCAACGAAGAATACAAAATTTGGAAAAAGAACACACCGTTTTTGTACGATTTGGTCATCACGCACGCGCTAGAGTGGCCTTCGCTCACCGTGGAATGGCTCCCGGACCGTGATGAGCCCGCAGGAAAAGACTATTCCGTCCAGAAGTTAATCCTTGGGACCCACACATCCGAGAATGAGCCTAATTACCTCATGCTAGCCCAGGTTCAGTTACCGCTTGAAGATGCTGAGTACGATGCTCGTCATTATGATGATGACCGCTCTGATTTTGGGGGGTTTGGTTGCGCCAATGGCAAG GTGCAAATAATCCAGCAAATAAATCATGATGGAGAGGTAAACAGGGCTCGTTATATGCCTCAAAACCCTTTCATTATTGCCACAAAAACAGTGAGTGCAGAAGTCTATGTTTTTGATTATAGCAAACATCCATCAAAGCCTCCTCTAGATGGAGCATGTAGCCCTGATTTAAGATTGAGAGGCCACAACACTGAAGGATATGGCTTATCATGGAGTAAATTCAAACAAGGGCATTTGTTGAGTGGCTCTGATGATGCTCAAATTTGCTTGTGGGACATTAATGGAACTCCCAAGAACAAATCACTCGATGCTATGCAAATATTTAAG GTTCATGATGGTGTTGTAGAAGATGTAGCATGGCATTTAAGGCATGAATATTTATTTGGTTCATGTGGAGATGATCAATACTTACACATATGGGATTTGAGATCTCAATCTGTTAACAAACCTGTTCAAAGTGTAATGGCTCATCAAAGTGAG GTCAACTGCTTAGCATTCAATCCTTTTAATGAATGGGTTTTAGCAACCGGGTCAACCGACAAAACTGTCAAACTGTTTGACTTACGAAAAATCACCACTGCCCTTCATACCTTTGATTGTCACAA GGAGGAGGTGTTTCAAGTTGGATGGAATCCACAGAATGAGACAATTTTAGCTTCTTGTTGTCTTGGGAGGAGACTTATGGTGTGGGATCTTAGTAG GATTGATCAGGAACAAACACCAGAGGATGCAGAAGATGGGCCACCAGAGCTGTTGTTTATTCATGGTGGACATACAAGTAAAGTATCAGATTTCTCATGGAATCCATGTGAAGATTGGATTGTTGCAAGTGTTGCAGAAGATAATATTCTTCAAATATGGCAGATGGCTGAAAATATTTACCACGATGAAGATGATATGCCAGCTGAGGAATCTCGAGGTGCTTGA